The Streptomyces luteogriseus genome includes a window with the following:
- a CDS encoding FAD-dependent monooxygenase → MDPVIIVGAGPVGLTLALALARQEVPCVVLDEGPGKDEPRAARTVVLREDTAALVERLTGMPLSRAGARWAGWRSMRRKQVMREIVFDGTEPAPLHIAQHVLTGALRAALADERLVKVAVESRLDGLEQEAAGVTAHTRGPKGTWWRGSYLVGCDGPRSTVRKIQDIRFPGRTAVERHAVAALRTELPWHDEALLHRLPPWRMSGPSAGEVTARPLPDGVWRLDWLLPPGKDLVTPELLLTRIRETLAGWAGGTAPPYELLDTGVHTVHHRLARRWRADRVFLAGDAAHLLGALGTHGLDEGLRDADNLAWKLALAWHHGPHEALLDSYQTERRAVVAARLRAADQALPLLRGGGGLRAVVPGSSRGHDALLTEGHLGQGQLGAPGAYADSPLAPQHLEGEVPVDTPLGTPVTDVRVTAEDGTFVRLRDRLGRGALLVVLIAPGTGVWERKHWVGAGIMPQLAAAVTALPHPAELLVAERYPGAAAHTVLLVRPDGHLVTALGGVRPADLYAAAEATVGGPVKAQAEAGASAGSR, encoded by the coding sequence GTGGACCCGGTGATCATCGTCGGAGCGGGGCCCGTCGGGCTCACGCTCGCCCTTGCGCTGGCACGTCAGGAAGTCCCCTGCGTCGTCCTCGACGAGGGCCCGGGCAAGGACGAACCTCGCGCGGCGCGCACCGTCGTCCTGCGCGAGGACACCGCCGCCCTGGTGGAACGGCTGACCGGAATGCCCCTTTCCCGGGCCGGTGCCCGCTGGGCCGGATGGCGGTCGATGCGGCGCAAGCAGGTGATGCGCGAGATCGTTTTCGACGGCACCGAACCCGCCCCTCTGCACATCGCCCAGCACGTGCTGACCGGCGCCCTGCGTGCGGCCCTCGCGGACGAACGGCTCGTCAAGGTCGCGGTCGAAAGCCGTCTCGACGGCCTCGAACAGGAGGCCGCGGGCGTCACGGCCCACACCCGCGGCCCCAAGGGCACGTGGTGGCGAGGCAGTTACCTGGTCGGCTGCGACGGCCCCCGCTCGACCGTGCGCAAGATCCAGGACATCCGATTCCCGGGCCGTACGGCAGTGGAACGTCACGCCGTCGCCGCGCTCCGTACGGAACTGCCCTGGCACGACGAGGCGTTGCTGCACCGTCTGCCGCCCTGGCGCATGTCCGGGCCCTCGGCCGGCGAGGTCACGGCACGCCCGCTGCCGGACGGCGTCTGGCGCCTCGACTGGCTCCTGCCGCCCGGCAAGGACCTGGTCACCCCCGAGCTCCTGCTCACCCGCATCCGGGAGACCCTGGCCGGCTGGGCGGGCGGCACGGCCCCGCCCTACGAGCTGCTGGACACCGGTGTCCACACCGTCCACCACCGGCTGGCGCGCCGCTGGCGTGCCGACCGGGTGTTTCTGGCCGGGGACGCGGCCCACCTGCTCGGCGCCCTGGGCACGCACGGCCTGGACGAGGGCTTGCGAGACGCCGACAACCTCGCCTGGAAACTGGCCCTGGCCTGGCACCACGGGCCGCACGAGGCTCTTCTCGACAGTTATCAGACGGAACGGCGGGCGGTCGTCGCCGCCCGGCTCCGCGCGGCCGACCAGGCACTGCCGCTGCTGCGCGGCGGTGGAGGACTGCGCGCCGTCGTCCCCGGCTCGTCCCGGGGCCACGACGCTCTCCTCACGGAGGGTCACTTGGGGCAGGGTCAGCTCGGCGCGCCGGGGGCGTACGCCGACTCGCCTCTCGCACCCCAACACCTCGAGGGGGAGGTGCCGGTCGACACGCCGCTCGGTACCCCGGTCACCGACGTACGGGTCACCGCGGAGGACGGCACCTTCGTACGGCTGCGGGACCGGCTCGGCCGCGGCGCGCTGCTCGTCGTGCTGATCGCGCCGGGCACGGGTGTCTGGGAGCGCAAGCACTGGGTCGGCGCGGGCATCATGCCGCAGCTCGCGGCTGCGGTCACGGCGCTCCCGCACCCGGCCGAGTTGCTCGTCGCCGAGAGGTATCCGGGCGCGGCCGCGCACACGGTGCTGCTGGTGCGCCCCGACGGGCACCTGGTGACCGCGCTGGGCGGGGTGCGCCCCGCCGATCTGTACGCGGCGGCGGAAGCCACGGTCGGCGGTCCGGTGAAAGCGCAGGCGGAGGCCGGTGCTTCGGCCGGTTCGCGCTGA
- a CDS encoding putative leader peptide, with translation MRLWRRVHMDLLRYAGCVCRPSC, from the coding sequence GTGCGCCTGTGGCGGAGGGTCCATATGGACCTCCTCCGTTATGCGGGCTGCGTGTGTCGCCCGTCCTGCTGA
- a CDS encoding cysteine dioxygenase, with translation MSVSPSVTSSVSAGPAPTQADLYDFVRRTAADTELIDSLPLDPEGRTWVRLDGPGGSEAWLIGWPPGTGTGWHDHADSVGAFLTASGELKENSLAARLPTDGWKTLELAGDVDRERRLRAGQGRAFGRHHVHEVLNESSDRHAISVHAYYPPLPQIRRYSRSGPVLRLEQVERPEDWQ, from the coding sequence GTGTCTGTATCCCCTTCTGTGACCTCTTCGGTCTCGGCCGGTCCGGCTCCCACCCAGGCCGACCTCTACGACTTCGTCCGGCGCACCGCCGCCGACACCGAGCTGATCGACTCCCTGCCACTCGACCCTGAGGGCCGCACCTGGGTGCGGCTGGACGGGCCCGGCGGCAGCGAAGCCTGGCTGATCGGCTGGCCGCCCGGCACGGGCACGGGCTGGCACGACCACGCCGACTCGGTCGGCGCCTTCCTGACCGCGTCGGGTGAGCTCAAGGAGAACTCCCTCGCCGCGCGGCTTCCCACCGACGGCTGGAAGACCCTGGAGCTGGCCGGGGACGTGGACCGGGAGCGTCGGCTGCGGGCCGGCCAGGGCCGCGCCTTCGGCCGGCACCACGTCCACGAGGTGCTCAACGAGTCGTCCGACCGGCACGCGATCTCCGTCCACGCCTACTACCCGCCTCTGCCGCAGATCCGCCGCTACAGCCGCAGCGGTCCGGTCCTGCGGCTCGAGCAGGTCGAACGACCGGAGGACTGGCAGTGA
- a CDS encoding rhodanese-like domain-containing protein, with the protein MSTSPESPSSASHPPTGIDELLERVRAGYERIEAQEAYEAARAGDALLVDIRYAALRERDGLIPGAHVVERNELEWRLDPRGSHRIPEATSHALRIIVICNEGYASSLAAQSLHQLGLHRATDLVGGFQAWRGAGLPVE; encoded by the coding sequence GTGAGCACCTCACCCGAGTCACCGAGCAGTGCCTCTCATCCCCCGACCGGAATAGACGAGTTGCTGGAGCGCGTCCGGGCGGGCTATGAGCGGATCGAAGCGCAGGAGGCCTACGAGGCTGCCCGGGCCGGCGACGCGCTCCTGGTCGACATCCGCTACGCCGCCCTGCGCGAACGGGACGGCCTCATCCCCGGCGCCCACGTCGTCGAGCGCAACGAACTGGAATGGCGCCTCGACCCCCGGGGCAGCCACCGCATCCCCGAGGCCACGAGCCACGCCCTGCGCATCATCGTGATCTGCAACGAGGGCTACGCGTCCAGCCTGGCGGCCCAGTCCTTGCACCAGCTGGGCCTGCACCGGGCCACGGATCTGGTCGGGGGGTTCCAAGCGTGGCGCGGGGCGGGGTTGCCGGTGGAGTGA
- the recX gene encoding recombination regulator RecX yields MTRRTDWAEYEYAASGAPRGRGTGGDTGSAVDGVEGPGDMPYESDGLYEHGDDPGPHGGGSPRGGSRDGGPHDGGPRGRRGRRRRGFGEAAADTEDGGALSSSRAEQEAPPGDPVERARAICLRLLTGTPRTRKQLADALRKRQIPDDAAEEVLSRFEEVGLINDGAFADAWVESRHHGRGLARRALARELRTKGVDSTLIDEAVSQLDSEQEEETARELVARKLRSTRGLDRDKRLRRLAGMLARKGYPEGMALRVVRQALEEEGEDTEFLGDEGF; encoded by the coding sequence GTGACACGGCGAACCGACTGGGCGGAGTATGAGTACGCCGCCTCCGGTGCCCCACGGGGGAGGGGCACCGGAGGCGACACGGGCTCAGCCGTGGACGGGGTGGAAGGCCCCGGGGACATGCCATACGAGAGCGACGGGCTCTACGAGCACGGCGACGACCCCGGGCCGCACGGGGGTGGCTCACCCAGAGGCGGCTCGCGTGACGGCGGGCCGCATGACGGAGGGCCGCGTGGCAGGCGCGGTCGTCGTCGGCGTGGCTTCGGCGAGGCGGCGGCTGATACCGAGGACGGAGGTGCCCTCTCCTCGTCGAGGGCCGAGCAGGAGGCACCTCCAGGGGACCCGGTCGAGCGGGCTCGGGCGATCTGCCTGCGCCTGCTCACCGGGACCCCGCGGACCCGCAAGCAACTCGCCGACGCCCTGCGCAAGCGGCAGATCCCGGACGACGCCGCCGAGGAGGTGCTGTCGCGGTTCGAAGAGGTCGGCCTCATCAACGACGGTGCCTTCGCGGACGCCTGGGTGGAGTCCCGCCACCACGGCAGAGGACTGGCCCGGCGCGCGCTCGCCCGGGAGCTGCGGACCAAGGGCGTCGACTCGACGCTGATCGACGAAGCCGTCTCCCAGCTCGACTCCGAGCAGGAAGAGGAGACCGCGCGTGAGCTTGTCGCGCGCAAGCTCCGTTCCACCCGCGGACTCGACCGCGACAAACGCCTCCGCCGCCTCGCCGGCATGCTCGCCCGCAAGGGCTACCCCGAGGGCATGGCCCTGAGGGTGGTCCGGCAAGCGCTGGAGGAGGAAGGGGAGGACACGGAGTTCCTCGGGGACGAGGGGTTCTGA
- the recA gene encoding recombinase RecA: MAGTDREKALDAALAQIERQFGKGAVMRMGDRVNEPIEVIPTGSTALDVALGVGGLPRGRVVEVYGPESSGKTTLTLHAVANAQKAGGQVAFVDAEHALDPEYAKKLGVDIDNLILSQPDNGEQALEIVDMLVRSGALDLIVIDSVAALVPRAEIEGEMGDSHVGLQARLMSQALRKITSALNQSKTTAIFINQLREKIGVMFGSPETTTGGRALKFYASVRIDIRRIETLKDGTEAVGNRTRCKVVKNKVAPPFKQAEFDILYGQGISREGGLIDMGVEHGFVRKAGAWYTYEGDQLGQGKENARNFLKDNPDLANEIEKKIKEKLGVGVRPEEPVAEPGTDAAVSAPADAAPAVPVPAPAKTAKSKAAAAKS, encoded by the coding sequence ATGGCAGGAACCGACCGCGAGAAGGCCCTGGATGCCGCTCTCGCACAGATTGAACGGCAATTCGGCAAGGGCGCGGTCATGCGCATGGGCGACCGGGTCAACGAGCCCATCGAGGTCATCCCGACCGGGTCCACCGCCCTCGACGTGGCCCTCGGAGTGGGCGGCCTGCCGCGCGGCCGCGTCGTCGAGGTCTACGGACCGGAGTCCTCCGGTAAGACCACCCTGACCCTGCACGCGGTGGCGAACGCGCAGAAGGCCGGCGGCCAGGTCGCCTTCGTCGACGCGGAGCACGCACTCGACCCCGAGTACGCGAAGAAGCTCGGCGTCGACATCGACAACCTCATCCTCTCCCAGCCGGACAACGGCGAGCAGGCTCTGGAGATCGTGGACATGCTGGTCCGCTCCGGCGCCCTCGACCTCATCGTCATCGACTCCGTCGCCGCGCTCGTCCCGCGTGCGGAGATCGAGGGCGAGATGGGCGACAGCCACGTCGGTCTGCAGGCCCGCCTGATGAGCCAGGCGCTGCGGAAGATCACCAGCGCGCTCAACCAGTCCAAGACCACCGCGATCTTCATCAACCAGCTCCGCGAGAAGATCGGCGTGATGTTCGGCTCCCCGGAGACCACGACCGGTGGCCGGGCGCTGAAGTTCTACGCCTCGGTGCGCATCGACATCCGCCGCATCGAGACCCTGAAGGACGGCACGGAGGCGGTCGGTAACCGCACCCGCTGCAAGGTCGTCAAGAACAAGGTCGCGCCGCCCTTCAAGCAGGCCGAGTTCGACATCCTCTACGGCCAGGGCATCAGTCGCGAGGGCGGCCTGATCGACATGGGCGTGGAGCACGGCTTCGTTCGCAAGGCCGGCGCCTGGTACACGTACGAGGGCGACCAGCTCGGCCAGGGCAAGGAGAACGCGCGCAACTTCCTGAAGGACAACCCCGACCTGGCCAACGAGATCGAGAAGAAGATCAAGGAGAAGCTCGGCGTCGGTGTGCGCCCCGAGGAGCCGGTCGCCGAGCCGGGCACGGACGCCGCGGTCTCCGCGCCGGCCGACGCCGCCCCGGCTGTCCCCGTCCCGGCACCGGCCAAGACCGCCAAGTCCAAGGCCGCCGCAGCCAAGAGCTGA